The nucleotide sequence CAATCGGTGGACGAAGTGGCAATTACCAAGACCAATTGGGTATCACCCGAATTCATGGAAATGATGGGCTTCAAAGCAGTGGCGGGGCGGTTGCTTTCCAAAGAATTCATGGGCGACACGGCCAACCAAACGATTGTGGTCAACGAGGCGACTCTTCGCAAATTCGCCATTCCCCTGGAAAAAGCCATTGGTCAAAAGCTAGCCAACAACTCCCGTACCTTTGAAATCGTGGGGGTGGTCAAGGATTTTCACTTTGCCGATTTGCATCAGGTCATCGAACCCTACGCTTTCCTACTGGAACCCGGCAATGACTATAACTACCTTATTGCCCATGTCAATACAGCGGACGCGAGTAAGGTGTTGCCTTTTATTGAGTCCAAGTGGAAAGCGCTGGTTCCTGATGAACCTTTCAGGTACAGTTTCCTAAACGAGGATTTCCAGAAAAACTACGATGCTGACGCCCGCACGGCCCGCATTGTCAATGTTTTTACACTGATTTCCATCATCATTTCCTGCCTGGGGCTTTTTGGCCTGACGGCCTTTGAGGCGCAGCAACGTATCAGGGAAATTGGTGTCCGCAAGGTACTCGGGGCGAGTGTAGGCAGCATTGTGGCATTGCTCTCGCGGGATTTCGTCAAGCTGGTCCTCGCCGCCATCGTCATTGCTACGCCGCTTACCTGGTACGCCATGAATCAGTGGCTGCAGGATTTTGCTTATAAGATCGACATCGAGTGGTGGGTGTTTGTGTTGGCAGGTATAATTGCGGTAGGTATTGCGCTGCTGACGGTGAGTTTCCAGAGTGCAAAGGCTGCCCTGACCAATCCGGTGAAGTCGTTGAGAAGCGAATAATTTTCTTTGGTTGAGCTATTGGTACCCCGGCAGTTTTCCAACTACTGCCGGGGTCAGTCCGTTAGATTGATTTTTAACCCTTAATTACTCAAATCCCATGAGCCATATCGCTATACCCATCCCTCCGCTTCCAGGGAAGCAGGAGATTGAAGTGGAGGTTACCATCAACGGCATGAGACAGCAGCTGCACTACCGCGTGGAGTTATTTTACTGGCAGGACTGTAGCAACCCGCTGGCCCACCGTGCCGACTGTATCAGTGAGATGCTGGCCCATCACGATCCCGATTGGACGGTCTACTACATCGGGGCCCCAACCGACGATTTTGTGCCCATCACATTCGTGAAGGAGGAAAGCCGTCGACTTCTGCGCGGAGCCATGGCATAATAGAGGAGTCGGAGAAAAGTCTGCTGCCTGGCGCCCCTTGGCCGGGGAGGAAGCCGTGCTGTCGAAAGAAAAAACTACGAGCTGATGGCAAATCACTTTTTACCTGCTACCTGACCAACCCATGATCAAAAACTATTTCAAAATAGCCCTCCGAAATCTGCAGAAGGATACCTTTTACAGCCTGATCAACGTGCTGGGACTTACCCTTGGCGTCACCTGCGGAATGCTGCTGCTATTGTACGTGACGGACGAACTCAGCTACGACCGTTACCATACCAAAGCCGATCAGATCTACCGGGTCGTATCGAAAATCCGCGAACCTGATAAGGCTTTTGGTTGGAACGTCACGCAGCCGCCACTGGTGGAGACCTTGAAGCGGGACTATCCTTTCATTGAGAATTACGTTCGTTTTGTTCCGTACGGCCGGGTGATGTTCCGGCGGGGAGAAAATCGCTTCTACGAGGAGGACATCTACTCCGCTGATTCCACGGTTTTCGAGGTATTCAGTTATAAGCTTCTGGAAGGCGATCCTAAAACGGCCCTGAATCAGCCCGGTAGCATTGTGCTGACCCAAAAAACGGCGCAGAAATTCTTTGGCTCCCGGCCCGCGCTGGGTGAGTCGCTGCAGACCAATGATACGACTTTCTATAAAGTGACGGGCGTGATGGAAGACGTACCCCGCAACTCCCACTTTACATTCAATGCCCTGCTTTCCAAAGGTCAGTTTGAGCGCGGACTGACAGACTCCTGGGGGGATTCTTCGTGACGAGCTATCTGCAATTGCCCAAAAACTTTGATACCCGAAGACTGGAAAGCAAGTTTCCGGAGGTGTATGAGAAGTACATTGGGCCTATTTTCAAGAAAATGGGTATCAAGGTAACCTACGAATTGCAGCCCATCACCAGCGTCCACCTGCACTCCAAAATGGAGGGAGAAACCAACGGCGATATTGGCTACGTATACACCTTTGGGGCCGTGGCTTTTTTTATGCTGCTGATCGCCAGTATCAACTACATGAACCTGGCTACGGCGCGCTCGGCCCGACGTGCCAAAGAGGTAGGGCTTCGGAAAGTAATGGGTGCGGTACGGAATCGCTTGGTAGGGCAGTTTATGACCGAGTCGGTACTGATGACGTTGCTGGCCTTGCTGGCCAGTATACTGCTGGTAGTACTGGTACTGCCATTTTTCAATACCGTGTCGGGCAAGGAGATTCAGTATCAGGAGCTGATCAAGCCGCGGTTTTTGCTGATCGCCCTGGGAGTAGTGCTATTTACGGGCATCATCAGTGGTAGCTATCCGGCCTTCTATCTTTCGGCTTTTGAGCCCGCTTCGGTCCTCAAAGGTTCATTCAACGCCCGGGGCGGTAATTTCTTTCGGAAAGCCCTGGTGGTGGTGCAGTTTGCCATCTCGCTGAGTATGCTCATCTGTACCTGGATCGTCTATCAGCAGCTCAATTTCATGCGAAAAGCCGACATGGGGTACAACCGCGAGCAAGTGCTGACTATCAACTACCAGGACCGCCAACCCCGTGCCCGCTACGGCGCCCTGCGGGAAGCTCTGTTGGCCAACCCAAACGTGCGCAGCGTGGCCACGGCCTCATCACCTACCAGCAACATGGGCGGACGGAATATTTTTGCGGTGGAAACCAACGAAGGGCTCAAGGACATGGGCTTCAAGCCCCTGGGTATCGACCATGATTATTTGGCTACCATGGGTATGAAGGTTGTGGAGGGACGCGGTTTTTCGGCGGATATTCCGGGTGATACCACCAACGGTGTGTTGATTAACCAGGCCGTAGTAGAGCGGATGGGTTGGAAAAAGCCATTGGGTAAGAAAGTACTGCTCGGCGGGCTGCCGCCCGAAGGACAGCCCGCTCCCCCCACTGCCCAGGTGGTAGGCGTGGTGAAGGATTTTCACCAGCAGTCGCTCTACAATCCCATCGAGCCGCTGGTGATCCTGTACCGACCTAACAACGCAGTACTTCATATCAAAATCCAGCCCAAGGACATAGAAAAAACGGTTGCCTTCATTGGTCAGAAATGGCGCGAAATCTACCCCGACCGCTTGTTTGAGTACCGCTTCCTGGATCAGGATTTTGAGTCGGCCTATGAAGCCGACGAACTGCGGGGTCGGATCTTTACGGCCTTTTCGGCTATGACCATCTTCATCGCCTGCCTGGGTTTGTTTGGTTTGGCTACATTCACCACCGAGCAGCGGGTGAAGGAAATCGGCGTACGTAAGGTACTGGGCGCGTCGGTAGGTAGCATTGTAACGTTGTTGTCCATGGACTTTACCAAGCTGGTCCTGATCTCGTTTCCGATTGCCATTCCGGTGGCCTGGTACTCGATGTACAAATGGCTGGAAGATTTTCCCTATAAAACTGACATCAATGTCTGGGTATTTGTGGTGGCCTGTCTGGCTACCCTGGTCATCTGCTGGGGAACGGTAGCCTACCAAAGTACCAAAGCCGCCCTGACCAACCCGGTGAAGAGTCTCAGGTCAGAATGAACAAAAAAGCCACTAGCTAAACGTATTCCATGCTCTCCAACTATCTTAAAATCGCCTTCCGGAATCTGCTGCGCGACAGCCACTTTTCGCTGATCAACATTTCGGGATTGGCTATCGGCATGGCAGCTACTTTGCTCATTTTGCAATACGTAGCCTTTGAGCGAAGCTACGACCGCTTTCAGGACAAAGCCGACCGTATCTACCGGGTGAAAACGGAGCGGTTTGAAAAAGGGGTACTCTCCACCGAGTGGGCGGGCGGCCCTTTTGCCGTCGGTAACCATATGAAGGATGCGTTTCCGGAGGTGGAAGAATTCGTGCGGGTGTACATGCGAAGCCGCCAGGAACTTGAAGTAAACAATACCAAATTCAAGATTGAAAAAGGAGCCTACGCCAGTAAAGCCTTTTTTACCCTGTTTTCTTATCCGCTGGTGAGTGGAAACGCCCAAACCGCCCTGGCCGAGCCCTACACGGTGGTTTTGTCTGAGTCGCTGGCCAGGCGGCTGTTTGGCAACACCAATCCATTGGGACAATCGATTCGGGTCAATCGGCAGTACCTTGTGAAGGTGACGGGGGTGTATCAGGATTTTCCCGAAAATACACATCTCAAGACCGACTACCTGATATCGTTCGATACTTTTCAGCGTCTGGTCAATCCAGAGAACAACCCCGACCAGAATTTTGACAATGCCTGGAACTGGGATGGCTGCCTCACGTACCTGCTGGTGAAGGAAGGTACCGATCCACAAAAACTGGAAGCTAAGTTTCCGGCCTTTGTGGCCAAGGAACAACCCGAAACCGTCAAGGGCAGTTTTGGGGTAGCTTTCGCTTTACAACCCCTGGTCGACATCCACCTCTACTCCAACTACATGATGGAGGCGGGACCGAACGGGGACGGGGTTGCGGTGTACATTCTGCTGGGGGTGGCGTTGTTTATCATCCTGATCGCCTGGGTCAACTACATCAATCTGGCTACGGCCCGCGCCATTCGCCGGGCGCGGGAGGTAGGTGTGCGCAAAGCGGTGGGATCTTTTCGAAGCCAGCTTATCGGACAGTTTCTGGTTGAATCCGCACTACTCAACTTCGTGTCGGTGCTGGCTGCCTGTGTAATCGTGGCGGCTGGCCTACCCCTGTTCAATGCATTCACCGACCAGCATCTTACTTATTCGCTGATCGGAACTTCCCAGTTTTGGCTGGGCCTGGGAATAATGTTTGGCGTAGGTACCCTACTTTCGGGAGCTTATCCGGCCTTTGTGTTGTCGGGATTTAAACCGACCCAGGTGCTTAAAGCCGGAATTTCGGGCGGCGGACAGGGTACCTTCCTGCGGAAGACGCTGGTCGTCGTGCAGTTTTCGGCCTCTATCTTTTTGCTGGTGGGTACCATCACGGTTTTTCGCCAGGTTCAGTACATGCGCAGCCAGGCGCTGGGCATGGACATAGACCAAACCCTCGTACTGAGTCCGCCGACTAACGATTCAACCCGTGCCTCGCGTACCAAGTCATTCAAAGAAACAGTTCTGCAGCAATCCGCCATAAAAAGCGTTACGGTATCGAGTAGCATTCCAGGCGAAAAAGTGGATTTCAACGCGGGCGGCATCCGGTTAGAAAACGCACCGGAAACCAACGGCAAGCAGTACCGCGTGATCATGATGGACTACGATTTCATTTCGTCATTTGGGTTGAAAATCATCGCGGGGCGCAACTTCAACAAAGACCTGGGCGAGCAGAACGCTGTGGTGTTCAATCGGACGGGCATCCGGCAGCTGGGGTTCCGGGTACCTGAGGAAGCACTGGGCAAAAAGATCAATTTCTGGGGCGATATCCTCACGATCGTGGGCGTAGTGGACGATTTCCACCAACAGTCGCTGCGGGATGCTTACGAGCCGCTCGTGCTGCGGCTCGACTCCGGTGTAAACGGTTCTATTTCTCTCAAAGTGGAGGCCAGTGGTAGCAGCAAAGCCGTTGAGGCCGCTCGGCAGGCGTGGTCGGAGTACTTTCCCAACGAGCCCTTTGAGTATGTATTTCTAAACGAGAAATACGATCAGCAGTATCGCGCTGACGAGCGTTTCGGGCAGGTGTTTGGCTTTTTTACGATCCTGGCCATCCTGGTGTCGTGCCTAGGGCTGCTGGGGCTATCTTCTTTTGTTACCGCGCAGCGTACCAAAGAAATCGGAATCCGAAAGGTACTTGGAGCCTCGGTATCGAGTGTTACGGCTTTATTGGCCAAAGACTTTCTTGGGCTGGTTATCGTAGCTATTTTCATCGCTTCGCCCATTGCTTTCTTTCTCATGAATCAGTGGCTGGACCACTTCGCGTTCAGCATAGCGATGCAGTGGTGGATGTTCGCCGCCGCCGGATTGGTAACCCTGGTGATTGCCCTGTTCACGGTAAGTTATCAGGCCATCAAGGCCGCGCTGATGAATCCGGTGAAGTCATTGCGGAGCGAGTAGGGTACCCTGAGCTATTCGATGGGGCGAACTCTACCGGGCAAGCCGATACAGGTAGGGTGCTTTGTTGGCGGCACCCGTAAATTTCTTCTCCAGCCGTTCCAGCACATTCAAGTCAAGGATTTTTTTCTGGAAATTATTGCGGGCAAAAGGCTTGTCAAAAATAGCCTCGTAGAGCTCCTGTACTTCCCGCATCGTGAAGGTTTCGGGCAGAAGGTTAAACCCAATTAATTTTTCATCCAGATTCAGGCGTAGCGTCTCGAGCGCTTTCCCCACGATCTCGTTGTGGTCCATGATCATGGGCGGCAGATTCCTGATGTTGTACCAGGCGATGGATTCGTCTATATCGTTTTTCCTGGGGACAACTTTATTCATATCCACCAGGGCATAATACCCGATCGAAATGAACCGTCGGGTAATCCAGTCGAACTCTTTGCGATTGAATAGTTCTTCGCCAAACTTCTCCTCATTCAAGCGCATCATGCGCTCCAAAAAAGCCCGGTTGGTTCGATCGGTTGGTCCAAATGCCCGGAATTGATCCAGGTAGATGTCTCGGATGCCGGTCCGCTCCTCCAGAATCCGGCGGGCGGCCTCGTCAATGCTTTCCTCCTGCAAAATAAACCCCGAAGGCAACGCCCAGAAATCACCCCGAAAATCGAGTTTGGGTACCAGTACTTTGAGCTGTCTGTCCTGATAGCCCAATATGACGCAATCAATCGAAAGTTGATGGATATAGTCTTTTTCGCTGGGATGGTGCATGTTGTTTTGATTTTCCACTGAACTACTCAGATTTAAAGGTAAGGCTTCTTCCCACCAGAATAAGGGAAGTTGTCCGATCAAAAAAACATTCCGCCAATTCTTTACTAGAAAATACAGGAAGGATCATAGGACTATGCAAATATAGAGTTTCAAAATTTTTATTGTCTAATAAATAGACAATAAAAATAATTCATATACTTTTGTCATCAATCAAGCAACAAATACAGGTACCTATGAAACAGAATGTATTTAAGATTAGCGCATTACTATTGGGATTATGGCTGCTAGCTTACACCTCTCCGGCCCAGACTCCAGAAATCAATGTTCTGGTTTTCAGCAAAACGGCGGCTTTCCGGCATGAATCCATTGCCGCAGGCAAAAAGGCCCTGGCTAAGATGGGTCAGGAGAAAGGCTTTGACGTGAGCTTTACCGAAGACGCCGCGCAATTCAACGAACTGAACCTGAGAAAATACAATACGGTCCTGTTTCTGAACACAACCGGTGATATCCTGAACAACGAGCAACAAAGTGCCTTTGAGCGGTACATTCAGGCGGGCGGTGGCTATGTGGGTATCCACTCCGCTACCGATACCGAGTACGAATGGCCCTGGTACGGTCAACTGGCAGGCGCGTATTTTCTGGATCACCCGATGCCCAATAATGTTCAGAAAGGGAAGTTCATCGTTACGCAGAAAGACCACTGGGCCACCCAGGGCATGCCCGGTGAATTTGAGCGAAGCGATGAGTTCTATAGTTTCAAGAATATTTCGCCCAAGATCAACGTCGTTGTCAAAATCGACGAGAAAAGCTATACCGGTGGCAAGAATCCTGAGTTCCATCCCATTAGCTGGTACCAGGAATTTGACGGTGGACGATCGTTCTATACGGCCATGGGCCATACCGATGAGACTTTCTCTGAGCCGCTGTTCCTGAATCACTTGTGGGCGGGAATTCACTACACCACGGGGGGCGATGCGCCCAAACCATTGGATTTTTCCAAAGCCCGTCCCGAAGAAAATCGTTTTACCAAAGCCATTCTGGCCGAGAAGCTGGACGAACCCATGGAACTGAGCGTGCTCGGCGACGGACGTATCCTGTTTATTCAGCGCAAAGGGGAAATACGCCTTTACAACACCGAGACCAAGGAGCTGAAAACGATCGCTACCCTGCCGGTGAGCACAAAATATGTAAACAAGGAAGGAAAAGAATCGATGGGCGAAGATGGTCTTTTGGGTCTTAACAAAGATCCCAATTTTGCGCAGAACCACTGGATTTATCTCTACTATTCTGAGCCCAATGAATCCAAAAACGTCCTGGCCCGCTTTGAACTGAAAGGCGACGCACTCGACATGGCCTCGAAAAAAATACTGCTCTACGTACCTACCCAGCGCGAAGAATGCTGCCATACGGGTGGATCCATTGCCTGGGATCGCGCCGGAAACCTGTACCTCTCCACGGGCGACAACACCAATCCGCACGGCTCGGATGGATATAGCCCCAGCGATGAGCGCGAAGGCCGCGGCCCCTGGGATGCTCAGAAATCCTCAGCCAATACCAACGACCTGCGCGGTAAAATTATCCGCATCACTCCCCAGGCTAATGGTACCTATACGATTCCAGAGGGTAATCTGTTCGCCAAAGGTACCCCTCAGACTCGCCCCGAGATTTACACGATGGGCCACCGCAATCCCTTCCGGATTTCGGTCGATCAGAAGACCGGCTATGTGTATTGGGGCGAAGTGGGCCCGGATGCTGCCAAACCCAATCCCAACCGCGGTCCTGCCGGTCACGACGAGGTAGGACAAGCGCGTAAGGCAGGCAACTTCGGCTGGCCGCACTTTGTGGGCGACAATAAAGCTTACAATAAATATGACTTCGCCGCCGAAAAATCCGGTGAAAAGTGGGATGTGAATGCGCCCACTAATAACTCTCCCAATAACACGGGCCTGAAAGTACTTCCCCCGGCCCAGAAAGCATTCATCTGGTACCCTTACGATGCCTCTCCCGAGTTTCCATTGGTGGGAGCCGGTGGGCGCAACGCCATGGCCGGGCCCGTGTACTATGCCGAAGATTTCAAAAATGCGCCCCGGGCTTTCCCCAAGTATTATGAGGGTAAAATCCTGACCTACGATTGGATGCGCGGCTGGATTATGGCCGTGACGATGGATAAGGAAGGTAATTACGAGGCTATGGAGCGATTCATGCCCAGCTACAAATTCAGCAACCCGATGGATATGGAGTTTGCGGCGGATGGGGATCTGTATATGCTGGAATACGGCTCGGGCTGGTTTACGGCCAACGACGATGCCCGCCTGATCCGGATCGAATACAACGGGGGCAACCGCAAGCCGCAGCTTCAGGTAGCGGCCAGCAAGTTGGGGGGCTCGGCTCCACTCGACCTAAAACTGAGCGCCAAGGGTACCTCTGACGCCGACGGCGATGTGTTGTCCTATTCCTGGAAGATTACTTCCAAAAACGGTTTTGCCAAAGACATAGCTACGCCAGAAGCCGCCCTGACCCTTGCCAAAACAGGAATCTACCAAGCTACTTTGACCGTGGATGACGGCAAGGGTGGGATCGCTTCGCAGTCGATGGACATCACGGTTGGCAACGAGCCGCCTATACTGAGCCTGGATATTCCCGCCAGCAATAAGTCCTTTTTCGTAGCTGACAAGCCCTTCCTCTACAACGTAAAGGTAAGTGATAAGGAAGATGGTACCCTGGGCAAGTCGGGCGCCACCTCGGGAATCGACCCTGAACGGGTGGCCGTAAATATCGACTACCTCGCGGAAGGCTACGATCAGGTCGCTATTGCGCAGGGCCACCGGACCGCCGATGCCAGTGCCCTGTATGTGACGGGTAAGAAACTCATCGAAGCCAGCGATTGTATGGCCTGCCACAGCCTTGCGAAAAAGTCCATCGGCCCGGCCTATGCGGACGTATCCAACAAGTACAAAGGGGATGGGACGGCCCTGGAGCGATTGACGAAAAAAGTAATCGCCGGAGGGGCGGGGTATGGGGAGAAACCGCCATGGCGGCCCACCCGCAGCTCTCGACCGCCGATGCCGCCGAAATGGTCAAATACATCCTAAGTGTATCGGGCAAAGCGGCCGCTGGTAGTTCGCTACCCGTACAGGGCAGTTATGTAGCCAAACTGCCTGAGGGTGATAAGGGCAAAGGAGTGTACATAGTACGGGCTTCGTATGAGGACAAAGGTGCCAATGGGCTACCCTCTCTGAAATCCGAGCAGGTACTTGTATTACGCAATGCCAAAATGGATGCGCACAGTTTCGACACCTACGACAACGTCAATAAAATGTCTTTTGGGGGAAATAATCTGGCTATCCCGTCGAAATCCGGGGCGTACATGGAAATCAACAACATGGATCTGACGGGTATCTCAGAAATTCGCGTGCTGGCTTCTGCTCCCAAACCTCAACTCAACGCTAAAGGTGGCAAAGTGGAGCTCCATCTGAACACACCTACCGGCAAACTGCTGGGTGAGTCCCAATTTCTTGAAGCATCAGAAAAAATGGACTTCACACCTTCCCAACTGACGATTCCGGTGAAACTGCCCGTTCCTTTCGACAACAAACCCCACGATGTGTACCTGGTGTTTGTCAATCCTACGGAGGCTTCCGGCAGTCTGATGGTCGTTATGGGCGCAGAAGTGGTACTGAGTTCCGTAGGTAAATAACAACGAGTCCATGTTTAATCTAACCTTTCCATTTCACTTTTAACCAATTACAACAATGAAAAAAGTAAGTATCCTTTTCTTCGTTCTTTTCGCAGGTGTAGCCTTGCGTGGAATTTCACAAACGACCACGCCCGCCGACTTCTTTGCCGGAAAATGGGAAATCCTGGTATCGGGTACCCCCAACGGTGACGTAACCCTGGTGACCGATTTGGTTCGCAAAGAAGGTAAGCTAACCGGTGAACTCTCTAGCCCAACCGATCCAAACGTAAAATTTCCGATCACAAAAGTGGAAGAAAGTGCCGATAAGCTATCCATTTATTTTGACTCTTCTCAGGCGGGCGAAATCGCGATTAACCTCACGAAAGTGGATGATGACAATCTGAAAGGCGTGCTGATGGACAGCTTTGAGACGAAGGCCAAGCGGGTCAAGGAATAAGCCCCCGAACTCATGAAAAAGCACCCGTTTTTCCTATTCTTGCTTTTCGCCCTTTCATTGGTATTGAGGGTGAATAAAACCATCGGCCAAGCCAGGCTGTCAGGAGACACTCTGTTCAGTAAACCTTATATCGATGTGGACGAATGGCGCGATGCACCCGTGCGCCATCGCTACGTACACGGCGGCTTTAAAGGAACCGAAACCCGTTTTTCCTTTTACTTTCCCTCCAAAGAACAATATCAGGGCCGCTTTTTTCAGTACATCACCCCATTTCCCGACAATGAAAATCTGTCGCAGGGAGCCTCGGGCGAAGAAGACAAGATTGGATTCTCCATTAGCAGCGGCGCGTACTTTATCGAAACCAACGGCGGAGGGAAACTGGATTTTGCCCGGCCAGGTAGCAACGACCCCACAATTGGTGCCTACCGGGCCAATGCGGCCTCGGCCCAATACTCTCGGGAAATAGCAGCCCAAATGTACGGCCCCCACCGGACGTATGGCTACGCTTTCGGCGGGAGCGGCGGCGCTTACCGCACCATCGGCGGAATCGAAAATACCGAAGGCGTGTGGGATGGAGTCGTGCCCTATGTGGTGGGTTCGCCGATGGCCATTCCCAATGTATTTTCCGTCAGGATGCACGCCATGCGGATGTTAAAAGACAAAATGCCCCAAATCATCGATGCCGTAGAGCCGGGCGGAAGCGGGGATATGTATGCCGGGCTGAACGACGAAGAGAAAGCCGCGTTGCGTGAAGTTACCAAAATGGGTTTTCCGCCTCAGTCGTGGTTTGGCTATAAAACAATGGGCGTTCACGGCTTCGTGGCGGTCTATCAGGGCATGGCTAGGGCCGATCAAAAGTACTTTACCGATGATTTCTGGAATTCGCCCGGCTATCTGGGAGCCAACCCTCCGGTCTCCCTTCAAAAGGCCCGCATCCAGCAGGTAAGTACCATCAAAACCGGCATATCGGCCAGCCAGGCCGTTCAGCTAGGATTGGTAGAGGAGGCCTCCGCGCAGGAAAGGGGTACGGCCGACCTGGCCTGGAAAAGCATGGGCGGAGTGGAAGGCGCAATGCCCGTGGCATTCCAGCTGGCGGACGTCCTGCCCGACGTCGATTTTCTGGGGGGCGACCTCGTCATTACCAGCGGGGCCGCAGCCGGGAAGCAGTTGCAGTTGACCAAAATTGAGGGAAATAAAGTGATCCTTGGCCCTGCCGACCCTACCGTGCTCATGCTGATCAAGCCGGGCGACGAAGTGCGGGTGGGTAATTCCAATTTTCTGGCGGCCCAAACCTACCACCGACACCAGGTACCCGGCCCGGAATACCACGCCTGGGA is from Salmonirosea aquatica and encodes:
- a CDS encoding ABC transporter permease, whose protein sequence is MLSNYLKIAFRNLLRDSHFSLINISGLAIGMAATLLILQYVAFERSYDRFQDKADRIYRVKTERFEKGVLSTEWAGGPFAVGNHMKDAFPEVEEFVRVYMRSRQELEVNNTKFKIEKGAYASKAFFTLFSYPLVSGNAQTALAEPYTVVLSESLARRLFGNTNPLGQSIRVNRQYLVKVTGVYQDFPENTHLKTDYLISFDTFQRLVNPENNPDQNFDNAWNWDGCLTYLLVKEGTDPQKLEAKFPAFVAKEQPETVKGSFGVAFALQPLVDIHLYSNYMMEAGPNGDGVAVYILLGVALFIILIAWVNYINLATARAIRRAREVGVRKAVGSFRSQLIGQFLVESALLNFVSVLAACVIVAAGLPLFNAFTDQHLTYSLIGTSQFWLGLGIMFGVGTLLSGAYPAFVLSGFKPTQVLKAGISGGGQGTFLRKTLVVVQFSASIFLLVGTITVFRQVQYMRSQALGMDIDQTLVLSPPTNDSTRASRTKSFKETVLQQSAIKSVTVSSSIPGEKVDFNAGGIRLENAPETNGKQYRVIMMDYDFISSFGLKIIAGRNFNKDLGEQNAVVFNRTGIRQLGFRVPEEALGKKINFWGDILTIVGVVDDFHQQSLRDAYEPLVLRLDSGVNGSISLKVEASGSSKAVEAARQAWSEYFPNEPFEYVFLNEKYDQQYRADERFGQVFGFFTILAILVSCLGLLGLSSFVTAQRTKEIGIRKVLGASVSSVTALLAKDFLGLVIVAIFIASPIAFFLMNQWLDHFAFSIAMQWWMFAAAGLVTLVIALFTVSYQAIKAALMNPVKSLRSE
- a CDS encoding ABC transporter permease; this translates as MIKNYFKIALRNLQKDTFYSLINVLGLTLGVTCGMLLLLYVTDELSYDRYHTKADQIYRVVSKIREPDKAFGWNVTQPPLVETLKRDYPFIENYVRFVPYGRVMFRRGENRFYEEDIYSADSTVFEVFSYKLLEGDPKTALNQPGSIVLTQKTAQKFFGSRPALGESLQTNDTTFYKVTGVMEDVPRNSHFTFNALLSKGQFERGLTDSWGDSS
- a CDS encoding FtsX-like permease family protein gives rise to the protein MTSYLQLPKNFDTRRLESKFPEVYEKYIGPIFKKMGIKVTYELQPITSVHLHSKMEGETNGDIGYVYTFGAVAFFMLLIASINYMNLATARSARRAKEVGLRKVMGAVRNRLVGQFMTESVLMTLLALLASILLVVLVLPFFNTVSGKEIQYQELIKPRFLLIALGVVLFTGIISGSYPAFYLSAFEPASVLKGSFNARGGNFFRKALVVVQFAISLSMLICTWIVYQQLNFMRKADMGYNREQVLTINYQDRQPRARYGALREALLANPNVRSVATASSPTSNMGGRNIFAVETNEGLKDMGFKPLGIDHDYLATMGMKVVEGRGFSADIPGDTTNGVLINQAVVERMGWKKPLGKKVLLGGLPPEGQPAPPTAQVVGVVKDFHQQSLYNPIEPLVILYRPNNAVLHIKIQPKDIEKTVAFIGQKWREIYPDRLFEYRFLDQDFESAYEADELRGRIFTAFSAMTIFIACLGLFGLATFTTEQRVKEIGVRKVLGASVGSIVTLLSMDFTKLVLISFPIAIPVAWYSMYKWLEDFPYKTDINVWVFVVACLATLVICWGTVAYQSTKAALTNPVKSLRSE
- a CDS encoding PKD domain-containing protein encodes the protein MKKHPFFLFLLFALSLVLRVNKTIGQARLSGDTLFSKPYIDVDEWRDAPVRHRYVHGGFKGTETRFSFYFPSKEQYQGRFFQYITPFPDNENLSQGASGEEDKIGFSISSGAYFIETNGGGKLDFARPGSNDPTIGAYRANAASAQYSREIAAQMYGPHRTYGYAFGGSGGAYRTIGGIENTEGVWDGVVPYVVGSPMAIPNVFSVRMHAMRMLKDKMPQIIDAVEPGGSGDMYAGLNDEEKAALREVTKMGFPPQSWFGYKTMGVHGFVAVYQGMARADQKYFTDDFWNSPGYLGANPPVSLQKARIQQVSTIKTGISASQAVQLGLVEEASAQERGTADLAWKSMGGVEGAMPVAFQLADVLPDVDFLGGDLVITSGAAAGKQLQLTKIEGNKVILGPADPTVLMLIKPGDEVRVGNSNFLAAQTYHRHQVPGPEYHAWDQFRDAAGQPIYPQRAMLLGPMFTRGAAGAVPMGRFKGKMILLSSLWDREAFPWQGDWYRSQVKRYLGDSTDSHFRLWYTDHALHGDLTKQEDPTRTISYLGVLQQALRDLSTWVEKGIAPPATTSYTIEDGQVMVPATAAERKGIQPVVTLKVNGNKRADVKVGKPVTFTAVVEVPPHTGKVVAAEWDFEGEGTFSEKSEVDGTKSSLSLSAMHTYKKPGTYFVSLRVVSQRNGDTKSPHARIQNLDRVRVVVE
- a CDS encoding NrtR DNA-binding winged helix domain-containing protein, with protein sequence MHHPSEKDYIHQLSIDCVILGYQDRQLKVLVPKLDFRGDFWALPSGFILQEESIDEAARRILEERTGIRDIYLDQFRAFGPTDRTNRAFLERMMRLNEEKFGEELFNRKEFDWITRRFISIGYYALVDMNKVVPRKNDIDESIAWYNIRNLPPMIMDHNEIVGKALETLRLNLDEKLIGFNLLPETFTMREVQELYEAIFDKPFARNNFQKKILDLNVLERLEKKFTGAANKAPYLYRLAR